The nucleotide sequence AGGGCTATATTAAAAAATGAAAGATATATATTTGATATCTGATACCCATTTCGGACACTGGTTTGCAGTAAAATTTTTCAATAGACCCTTTAGAAACATTGCAGAAATGCATAGACAATTAATAAATAATTGGAATAGCAAAGTAGATGAAAGGGATTTAGTATTAATATTAGGAGATTTTTACGGAGGTAGCAGACTTTTTGCAAGGTTCTTATTAAGAAATTTAAATGGTGAAAAAATACTAGTTAAAGGTAATCATGATTTCAAGTTCAGATTAAAAAAGTTGATAGAAACTAAAAAAATTAAAATATATAATAAGATTGAATTTTTCTTAGACGAACATCATTTTATTCTAACTCATAAACCAGTAAAAAATATTCCAAAAGAGACTTTTAATATTCATGGTCATCACCATAGAAAGTTAATACCTTCAAAATTTCAAATTAGTAAATATTATAATGTGGCAGTAGAACATAATAACTATAAACCTGTATCAATAAAAAGTATAATCGAAAATAAATTAGGAGAGCATAATATGGATTTGAGTACTATTGCTGAACAAATTAAATCTTCTAGTATGAACGGAAAGTATGCTTTTGCTTAAAAATTAAAGCTTAGCTCTATAAAATCAGTTAAAAATGTTAATGCTCCAATTAATCATATAGTGAAAATGGCTTCTGAAAATCCTACTAAATATATAGGTATGGATCACAGGAAAGGATCTATCAAGAAAGGTAAGGATGGAGATATTTTAATTATTGATGAAGATTGGAACTTGATTGATGTATATGTAAAAGGGGTATTACAGAATATAGGATAGATTAGTATGTAAATACTAGGCCAATATGATATTAAATGTATATTGGCCTATTTTATTATATTTTGATATAATAAATTCCTTAATAGTAATATATTAAAAAGGGGGGGTAATAATGAAAATTGCATTTTTTGATACTAAACCTTATGATAAAATTAATTTTGAATCCTTAACAAAAGAAATAGGGTACAGTATTACATTCTTTGAAGAAAAACTAACCTCAGAAACAGCCTTCTTGGCTAAAGGCCATGATGCAACTTGTAGTTTTGTAAACGACAATGTTGATGCTCAAGCAATTGAGACCCTTAAAGATCTGGGGATAAAAGTTATATTATTAAGATGTGCTGGTTTTGACAATGTAGATATTAAAAAGGCTAATAAACTGAATATACCAATTCTTAGAGTCCCTGCCTATTCTCCAGCATCAGTTGCCGAATTTGCAGTAGGATTATTACAAGCTGTTAATAGAAAAATACATCTAGGATATAATAGGACTAAAAATTTTAACTTCAGTATAAATGGTCTTTTAGGTACTGACTTAAGAGAAAAGACAGCAGGGATTATTGGTACTGGTAAAATTGGTAAGATAATGATTGAGATATTAACTGGATTTGGTATGAATATAATAGCCTATGACATTTACCCAGATACAAATAGCAATATTAACTATGTTGCCTTCGATGAACTATTAGCTAAATCCGATGTAATTTCACTGCACGCTCCATTAACGCAAGAAACAAAACATATTATTAATGCAGAGAGCATTTCTAAAATGAAAGATGGAGTTATTTTAATTAATACTGCAAGAGGTGGATTAGTAAATACAGATGATTTAATAAATGCTTTAGAAGCTAATAAATTCGCTGGCGTTGGTTTAGATGTTTGTGAACATGAGAGTGAATACTTCTTTGAAGATAAATCCAATGAAGTAGAAAAAGATGAAACTTTAGAGAAACTTCTCTCTTTTAAGGAAGTAATCCTTACTGGACATCAAGCTTTCTTTACAAAAGAAGCTATGGATTCTATTGCAGAAGTTACCCTTAATAATTTTAAAAATTATATTGAAACTGGAGACTTAACTAATGAGGTAAAGCATAAATAAATAAAAAGACCTAATTCAGAATGTAACTTTTACTGAATTAGGTCTTTTTTCATATATTAAATTAATCTTATTCTACTCTATATAATCGTCCTAAACTATCTGTAGTTAATATAGCTGCATATACGTCTTCAGCACTTACCTCAAATGGCATATTATGAATAGTTTCTCCTTCAACACAAGAAGCCTCGGCTACTTTCATAATATCTTCTTCTTTTACTTCATTAATTCCCATTTCCTCTAAAGTTACAGGAAGCCCTACTTCTATACAGAAATTAATTACTTCTTCTAATTCTTCTATTGGACTATTTTCTAATACTAACTGTACTATAGTTCCAAAAGCAACTTTCTCTCCATGATATAGATCATGAACATCCTCAAGTATAGTAAAACCATTGTGAATAGCATGGGCAGCTGCTAAACCACAACTTTCAAAACCTATTCCACTTAAATAAGTATTAGCTTCTACTACATTTTCTACTGCCTTTGTAATTGTCTTTCTTTCTACTGCTAATTTTGCTTTTAATCCATCATTTAGAAGAGTTTCGTAGCATAATTTAGCAATAGCAAAAGCTGCCTTTGTTGCTTTTCCACCAGCCATAGTATTTCCATTAGATGCAGTACATGCTCTTGCTTCGAAATAAGTAGCTAATGCATCTCCTATACCTGCAACTAATAATCTTGCAGGAGCTTTTGATACTATGGAAGTATCTACTAAAACTACTTCTGGATTTTTAGGTAACAATAAGTATTCACTGAACTCTCCTTCTTCAGTATAGATTACAGATAATGCACTAGTAGGAGCATCTGTTGAAGCTATAGTAGGTACTATTACTACAGGAGTATTATTATAATATGCTACTGCTTTG is from Tissierellales bacterium and encodes:
- a CDS encoding amidohydrolase family protein is translated as MKSVKNVNAPINHIVKMASENPTKYIGMDHRKGSIKKGKDGDILIIDEDWNLIDVYVKGVLQNIG
- a CDS encoding glycerol dehydrogenase, with product MTKVIISPSKYIQGNGELKKLYEHINSLGKKVLVLASDNGIKRTKDTIEESFKDSDSELVFEPFNGECSKNEIDRLGKVLEKNNCDVVVGVGGGKIFDTAKAVAYYNNTPVVIVPTIASTDAPTSALSVIYTEEGEFSEYLLLPKNPEVVLVDTSIVSKAPARLLVAGIGDALATYFEARACTASNGNTMAGGKATKAAFAIAKLCYETLLNDGLKAKLAVERKTITKAVENVVEANTYLSGIGFESCGLAAAHAIHNGFTILEDVHDLYHGEKVAFGTIVQLVLENSPIEELEEVINFCIEVGLPVTLEEMGINEVKEEDIMKVAEASCVEGETIHNMPFEVSAEDVYAAILTTDSLGRLYRVE
- a CDS encoding metallophosphoesterase, with translation MKDIYLISDTHFGHWFAVKFFNRPFRNIAEMHRQLINNWNSKVDERDLVLILGDFYGGSRLFARFLLRNLNGEKILVKGNHDFKFRLKKLIETKKIKIYNKIEFFLDEHHFILTHKPVKNIPKETFNIHGHHHRKLIPSKFQISKYYNVAVEHNNYKPVSIKSIIENKLGEHNMDLSTIAEQIKSSSMNGKYAFA
- a CDS encoding 2-hydroxyacid dehydrogenase, with amino-acid sequence MKIAFFDTKPYDKINFESLTKEIGYSITFFEEKLTSETAFLAKGHDATCSFVNDNVDAQAIETLKDLGIKVILLRCAGFDNVDIKKANKLNIPILRVPAYSPASVAEFAVGLLQAVNRKIHLGYNRTKNFNFSINGLLGTDLREKTAGIIGTGKIGKIMIEILTGFGMNIIAYDIYPDTNSNINYVAFDELLAKSDVISLHAPLTQETKHIINAESISKMKDGVILINTARGGLVNTDDLINALEANKFAGVGLDVCEHESEYFFEDKSNEVEKDETLEKLLSFKEVILTGHQAFFTKEAMDSIAEVTLNNFKNYIETGDLTNEVKHK